The Martelella endophytica genome contains the following window.
CAATTGCGCTGCTTCTCGGCGGTGGCCTGACGGCGTTGCAGGCGATGGCGGTCTCGACCGGCTTCCCCTTCACAATCATCTTGCTGCTGGCGTGCTTCGCCATCATCAAGGGCTTGCACAGCGAGCCGCGATAGGCCGTCCGCAATCTTGCAAACAAAAGGCCCGCCGGAGCGATCTGGCGGGCCTTTTTGCTATCTTTTCGTCAGGCGAGCCACTCGGCAACGTCCGGTTCCGCGAGGAAGGCAGCGAGCCGCTTCTCCGCATCGGCCGCCTTCAGAAGCATCGGCGCACGTGATGGGCCGGCATCAATGCCGCGCAGCCTGAGTGCCACCTTCATGCCCGGCATGACCCCGGTCTCGACAAGAATTTCGACGAAACGCTGCGAGATTGTCTGCAGCCGCTGCGCTGTGGCGATATCGGAGGCGAGAAGCGCTGCGTCGATCGCGACATAGAGGCGGCCGAAAAGATTGTAGGTCGTGCCGATGCCGCCATCCGTACCGAGCGCCGCGGCCGCGCCGTAAGCCTCGTCATAGCCGAAGTAGAACACCTTGTCGGGACGGGCACGGCGCAGCGTGCAGAACTTGAACAGGTCCATCGACGAGAACTTGAGGCCCGCGACATTCGGCAGGTCGAGAATTTCGAGCAGAAGCGGCGTCGGCAGCGGCCGGCCGGTGCGCGCGGGAATTTCGTAGACGATCAGCGGCAGCGAGGTCGCCCGGCAGAGTTCGCGATAGTAGGCGAGGATCTCGCCGTCCGAGAACGGGTAGCTGTGCGGCGGCAGGGCCGAAAGCGCGTGATAGCCGCGCTTCTCCGCTTCCTTCGCCAGCATGGTGGAGGCGCGCAGCGAGGGCAGGCCGACATGGGCGATCAGTGTCGCGTCGCTGCCCTTCGCGTCCTCGGCGACAACGGCCATGACCTCGGCAAGCTCGCCGCTTTCCAGCATGCCGGATTCGCCACTGCTGCCCGCGACATAAAGGCCCTTTTGTCCCTGGCGCAGGACATAGGCATCGAGTGCGCGCTGCCGCTCGGGTGAGAACCCGCCCGTGTCATCCATGGCGGTCAGAAGGGCGGCGTAAATTCCGGAGAGCGATTTCATGGCGGCATGTCCTGATTTGGTTTCGCATATCTATGCCGCATCTTCATATGGATTGACAATAAAAAAATATGGTATTACCAAAACTAAGAAATTGTAACGAGAAGAGCGAGAAAGCCGAGCTATGGCAGAGATCGAGCCCCATCAGGAAACCGAAAGGATGCCCGCAAACCGGCAATCCGCGCAGGACATCGCCGATGTGCTGGTGCGCGAAATCCGTCGCGGCGAGATCGGCGAGGACGATGTCCTGCCGACCGAACGGGACCTCTGCCTGCGGTTCGACGCCTCGCGGCCGACCATTCGCGAGGCGCTGGCGCTGATCCAGCACCGCGGCTATCTCGATGCCGGCGGCGGCAGGCGCCCACGTGCACGCCGTCCGCTGATCTCCGACGTGCTGCGCAATGCTGGCGGTATCATCCGCGACATTCTCGGCGATGTGGAATCGAACGCGCATCTCGAGCAGATGCGAAGCTTCATCGAGGTCGGCGCCGTCCGGGAGGCGGCGGTGAGGGCCCGCAAGCTCGACATTGCCCGCATCCGTGCCGCACTCGATGCGAACCAGGAGGCGATCGGCACGCCGCGCTTTGCGAGCACCGACATCATGTTTCACCGCGCCATCGTCGAGGTGGCGGCGAACCCGGTGATCTTGACCCTGCACGACATGTTCGTTTCCGAAATGCTTGCGGCCCGCCCGGCCGAGCGCGACCCGGTTACCCATGACCGGATCGTCTGGGACGAGCATCACGCGATCTTCGACGCCCTGATCAGGGGCGACGCCAATACCGCAACGGACGAGATGGACCGCCATCTGGCCCGCTCGTTCCGGGACCGGCTGATCCTGAAGAAGCCCACAGGGGACAACTGACGGGCAAAACGACGTTTACGGAGGAGTTGAAATGCTGAAGACACTATTGGCCGCAACGGCCATCCTGGCCATGGTGGCGGGCGCTGCTGAAGCCCGCGAAATCACCTTCGGGTCACAGGAAAACGAGAATTCGAACGTCTACAAGGGGATGGAGGCCTTCAAGGAAAAGCTGGAGACGCTGTCGGGCGGTGACATGACCGTCAAACTTTTCCCGGCGTCCCAGCTTGGCGACTTCAAGGCCATGGTGGCGATGCTGCAGGCCGGCGAACTCGACATGACGACGACCGGCTATCCGGATATGTCCTATGTCATTCCGGAACTTTCCCTGATCGGCGCGCCTTACGTGGTGCCGGACTTCCCCGCGCTCGAAAAGGTCGTCGCCGGCCCGTGGGGGCAGAAGATGGAAGCGAAGTTCGAGGAGCAAGGCGTCAAGATCGTCGACCTCTGGTATCTTGGAACCCGCCAGACCACGGCCAACAAGACCATCAATTCGATCGAGGACCTGAAGGGCCTGCGCATGCGCACGCCCAACGTGCCCTTCCTGATCGCCTACGCCGATGCCGTCGGCGCGACACCGGCGCCGGTCGCCTTCGCGGAAGTCTATCTCGCGCTGCAGACCAATCAGGTCGATGCCGAGGAAAACCCGCTGCCGACCATCGAGGCGATGAAATTCTACGAAGTACAGAAGGCGATCGCGATCACCAACCACTTCATCGCCTCGCAGGCGATCCAGGTTTCGCTGAAGACCTGGGAAAGCCTCAGCGAGGAGGAGCAGAACTGGCTGGTCGAGGCGGCCAAGGCCGGTGGCGAAGTCACGGATGCTGCCAACTTCGCGGCGGAGGAAGCTTTGCTCACCAAGTTCGAGGAAGCCGGTTTGACGATCACGCGTCCCGATCTCGAGCCTTTCCGTACTGCAATGCAGGGTTACTACGATGAGCTCGAGGAGAAGTTCGGCAAGGGCTCGATCGCCGAGATCACGGCCTCCGAATAAGGCTTCTGCCTCAGCCGGCCGCCGCACCTCTCTCCCGCGGCGGCCGCGATGGTCATCTCGAAACAGCCTGGACATTTCCCATGTCGGATCTACGCAGATATTCGCTTGAGGGCACGCTTGCGGCGCTGATCTTCATCGCACTCATCGTCGTCCTCGCAATCCAGATCTTCGGTCGGACGCCGCTCTTCAGGGGGCCGGTCTGGACGGAGGAACTGGCCCGCTGGCTCTGGGTGTGGATGGCCTTCATCGGCATTGGCGAGGTCGAGCGGACCGACAGCCAGCTCCGGATGGACCTGCTCACCGGGTTTCTCGGCCCGAAGGCCAAGGCCTGGCTCTTCACGCTCATCGACCTCGTCTATCTCGGGATCGTCGCCCATCTCGTCTGGATTGGCTTCAAGACGGTGATGCGCACCTGGGCCAATGCCTCGGTGACGCTGCCGGTGTCGGATGGCATGCTCTATCTCGCAGCGCTCGTCGGCCTCGTCTTCGTGCTGATCCGCATTGTCCTGAGGCTGATCGGCATTGGCAGCCGGCAGGGTGAAGGGGTTGTGCTGTGATCCTGACCACCGTCGCCCTTGGCTGGCTGCTGCTCGTTCTCATTGGCGTGCCGGTCGGCGTCGCCATGATCTTCGTGTCGATGGGCTATTTCTATTATTCCGGTATGGGGATCACCTTTGCCGCGCAGCGCATGGTGGATGGTCTCAATTCCTTCCCGCTTTTGGCTGTGCCGCTGTTTATTCTCGCCGCCGCGATCCTCAATTCGGCCGGTATCGCCAAGCAGCTCTTCGGATTTGCCCGGGCGCTGATCGGCCACGTGCCGGGCGGGCTCGGCCATGTGAACGTGCTTGCCTCGCTATTCTTCTCCGGCATGTCCGGTTCGGCGATGGCCGATGCTGGCGGCCTCGGCAAGATGGAAATCCAGGCGATGCGGGAAGCGGGCTACGACGACGAGTTCGCAGGCGCCGTCACCGCCGCCTCCTCGATGATCGGCCCGCTGGTGCCGCCGTCGATCACCATGGTACTCTACGGCGTGATTTCCGGCACTTCCATCGGCGCGCTGTTCCTCGGTGGTGTGGTGCCGGGCGTGATGTGCGCGATCGCGCTAATGGTCATGGTCTTCATTCTTGCCCGCCGCAGGAACTATCCGGTCGACGAGCGTGCCACCATGGGTGAAATCGGCCGTCGCTTCATCGGCTCGCTGCCGGCGCTGCTGACGCCTGTTGTCATCGTTGGGGGCATTTTCTCCGGCTATTTCTCGCCGACCGAATCGGCTGCCGTCACGGTGCTCTATGCGATCGCGATCGATCTTCTGTTCTATCGCGAGCTGACGTTGCGCAAGCTCTGGGATGCGATCTACGACACGGCCGCGACATCGTCCGCGATCGCCACCATCGTCGCCGGCGTCAGTCTGATGGGCTTCGTGCTTGCCCGCGAACAGGCCCCGCAGCAGATTGCCCAGCTGTTCCTGTCGATTGCTGACGGGCCCGTGATGTTCCTGATTGCCGTCAATCTGATGATCTTCGTCCTTGGCGCCTTCATCGAAAGCCTGGTGATCTTGCTGA
Protein-coding sequences here:
- a CDS encoding TRAP transporter small permease, producing the protein MSDLRRYSLEGTLAALIFIALIVVLAIQIFGRTPLFRGPVWTEELARWLWVWMAFIGIGEVERTDSQLRMDLLTGFLGPKAKAWLFTLIDLVYLGIVAHLVWIGFKTVMRTWANASVTLPVSDGMLYLAALVGLVFVLIRIVLRLIGIGSRQGEGVVL
- a CDS encoding FCD domain-containing protein, with protein sequence MAEIEPHQETERMPANRQSAQDIADVLVREIRRGEIGEDDVLPTERDLCLRFDASRPTIREALALIQHRGYLDAGGGRRPRARRPLISDVLRNAGGIIRDILGDVESNAHLEQMRSFIEVGAVREAAVRARKLDIARIRAALDANQEAIGTPRFASTDIMFHRAIVEVAANPVILTLHDMFVSEMLAARPAERDPVTHDRIVWDEHHAIFDALIRGDANTATDEMDRHLARSFRDRLILKKPTGDN
- a CDS encoding dihydrodipicolinate synthase family protein translates to MKSLSGIYAALLTAMDDTGGFSPERQRALDAYVLRQGQKGLYVAGSSGESGMLESGELAEVMAVVAEDAKGSDATLIAHVGLPSLRASTMLAKEAEKRGYHALSALPPHSYPFSDGEILAYYRELCRATSLPLIVYEIPARTGRPLPTPLLLEILDLPNVAGLKFSSMDLFKFCTLRRARPDKVFYFGYDEAYGAAAALGTDGGIGTTYNLFGRLYVAIDAALLASDIATAQRLQTISQRFVEILVETGVMPGMKVALRLRGIDAGPSRAPMLLKAADAEKRLAAFLAEPDVAEWLA
- a CDS encoding DctP family TRAP transporter solute-binding subunit; protein product: MLKTLLAATAILAMVAGAAEAREITFGSQENENSNVYKGMEAFKEKLETLSGGDMTVKLFPASQLGDFKAMVAMLQAGELDMTTTGYPDMSYVIPELSLIGAPYVVPDFPALEKVVAGPWGQKMEAKFEEQGVKIVDLWYLGTRQTTANKTINSIEDLKGLRMRTPNVPFLIAYADAVGATPAPVAFAEVYLALQTNQVDAEENPLPTIEAMKFYEVQKAIAITNHFIASQAIQVSLKTWESLSEEEQNWLVEAAKAGGEVTDAANFAAEEALLTKFEEAGLTITRPDLEPFRTAMQGYYDELEEKFGKGSIAEITASE
- a CDS encoding TRAP transporter large permease codes for the protein MILTTVALGWLLLVLIGVPVGVAMIFVSMGYFYYSGMGITFAAQRMVDGLNSFPLLAVPLFILAAAILNSAGIAKQLFGFARALIGHVPGGLGHVNVLASLFFSGMSGSAMADAGGLGKMEIQAMREAGYDDEFAGAVTAASSMIGPLVPPSITMVLYGVISGTSIGALFLGGVVPGVMCAIALMVMVFILARRRNYPVDERATMGEIGRRFIGSLPALLTPVVIVGGIFSGYFSPTESAAVTVLYAIAIDLLFYRELTLRKLWDAIYDTAATSSAIATIVAGVSLMGFVLAREQAPQQIAQLFLSIADGPVMFLIAVNLMIFVLGAFIESLVILLIVVPILIPIAAGFGIDPVHFGIIVVLNLMISILTPPMGMALFIVAQVGNIKFQRLAVAILPWLIPPLVVLVLVCAFPVLSTGLPSLMY